The genomic DNA TTACCTGTTTGAGGGATCAGATGCAGAAGAAGTTGCTGAGCAATTATCAAAAGATTCAGATCAATAAAACACGCTCTATATGAATGAACATCCTACGTTTTCTCTTGTATGGGTTGTAGTAACAGTGCTTGTGGCAATTGGCTTAGGGGTTCTTGTGCTTGCCATGATCGTTTTTTCTGGTGATGATCAAATGTCTCCTGTTGATGACGTAGTGGATGAGGGTGTTGACACGAGCGATTGGCAGACATACACAAGTGACGAGTATGATTTTTCTATCTCGCATCCGTCAGATTGGACGGTTGCCTCGCACGCCCCTACCGACGACAACATTTCTGAGACCGGTATGATATCGCCTGCGATCAATATATTCCCTGAGGATGCCGATGTATCAGCACCGTTTGATCATCACAATGAAGTGGCTAATGTCTCAGTGTTTCCCAGCGGAGTTCCAACTGAAGGGGTGGCCGGAGAACAAGAGCAGTCAGGTATGTTGTTTAATACACAGCCTGCCGAGGCCTTTGATTATGTGCTTGATGATGGAACGTCATGGGCAACACTCGTTCGGTTTGAAGATGTGCCGGAGAGCTGGGAGCCGTACGGATTTATCTGGGCGCGAGCCGATATCGCTGATCTAGAAGTAGAGTGTATTTCAGATGGGGAGGTTGTTTCAAGCGAGCAGTGTGATCCGCTTACCGGGGACCGGGTTATTCGATCGGGGTCAGTTGATAATGACCAGCGAGAGATACAGGAAGAGATCATCAAAAGCTTTGAATTTCATCGGGAGTAGGTGAAGCTAGTAAACGTTTTACTTTTTTAGAGTAAATGTTGTATACTGTCGCAGTATGAATGAACAGGAAAATGATCATATAACGCAAGCGCAGCAAGATATGTCCGGGCGATCGTATGAGTCGATTGAACCTGAACCTCAAGCCGGTCAAAATCCTGCTGGTCAAGATTCACTCGCAGAAAGACCGCGAAAAGGGTTTCTGGAACGATATCGCGCGGGTCGTGTCTTTGGTAGCTTTGTATATGTTTACTTTGCGCTGTTCGTCGTTTTCCACGTTGCAGTAGCGCTTGTTTTCCTGATGACCAGCATGAACCCGATGGTTGGTCTTGTTCTTTGGATTATTATGATGCTTCTCGGCGGTTTCTCTGTAGTCGCGCTGAGCCTTTGGCGCGATCACTTACGAACATTTTGGGACCGCTAAGAATAGATAACATAAAATATAATATAAATACTATGCAGAATCAGTCACAAAAACAGCAGATCATTATCGCCGTGGTGATGCTGCTCATCGGTTTTTTGATCGGAGTACTCATTACTGCCGGTTGGTATCAAGGAAACGATGGTACATCGAATGATATTGATACAACCGATGACACTGAGCAGGTAATGGAAGATGATACTGACGATACGAGCGGTGAAGAAGACAACGATCTACCTGATCGATCCTCACTAAATAACAACAGTTCATCGAACACGTCTGGATCAGAGGATGTATCCGTATCCGCGAATGATCAGAGTGCCGGCAATGAAGTGGTTGTATCAAATGTAGAGGTTGATAGAACAACATGGGTAGCTGTTCGCGAGGGCGTGAACGGTTCCATGGGTAACGTGCTTGGTGCTAAGCGCGTTGAGCAAGGTTCTCACTCAGATCTCACTATACGATTGCTACGAGGGACTGAGGCAGGTGGAACCTACTTTGTAACACTCTATGAAGACAACGGAGATGGTGAGTTTAGTCACATCAGCGATTCGTTAGTAGAGGTAGATGGCTCAACAGTGTTTTCAACGTTTGAAGCATCAGCAGAGTAGTACTGGATGTACGGCACATGCCTCCTGTTTGTTTGCGCAGACAGGAGGCATTGTTGTTTTCCGGTTTATCCGTTACCCCATAATTTCATATGGTGTGGAGTGGCGGTAGAATGATCAGTAACGTATAAACAATTATGAAGATCACGATCTGCGGACTAGCCGGTACAGGAACGAGCACAACCGGAAAAAAACTTGCGAGCGTGCTTGAGTATGAATTTATCTCAAGCGGCGGCATTTTTCGTGCGAAGGCTGCTGAATACGGAATGGATCTCCATGAGTTTGAGGATCTCTGTCGTAGCGACGAAAAGTACGACCGTGCTGTAGATGATGAAATAGCAACAATAGGGAAGAGTAAAGATGATATTGTGGTTGAGAGTCGACTTGCGTGGTATTTTATTCCGGACTCATTCAAAGTGCTGCTCGTGTGTGATCGTCACACACGAGTTTCCCGGGTTGCCGGACGGGACAAGATCTCACGCAGCGAAGCTGATCAAAAAACTGCACATCGGGAAGATTCTATTCGGGCTCGGTTTCGTGATTATTACGGTATTGAACAATTTGACGATGAAGCCAACTTTGACCTGGTTCTGGATACGACAAAAGTGAGCGTATCAAGTACGGTGGATTCTATTGCGAAGAAGCTTTCAGAGTTACATTCCACATAGTCGTCAACACCCTTGTGAGGTATCAATGCTATAATTAGCGTAGCACTTTTCGTGTTGCTGTTTAAAGTTACAGACGCTCCTGTGCACAACCAAATGGAACAATTTCTACCATTCTTTCTTATATTGCTTGCCGGCGTTTTTTTCTCGGAAGTATTTCGTCGCTTTAATTTGCCGTGGGTAATCGCACTCTTGCTCGCCGGAGTTGTTATCGGTCCTCATGCGGCGGGTTTCATAGAGTTGGACGAAACCCTGAGTTTTATCGGTCAGATCGGCCTTGTATTCCTGATGTTCATGGCCGGTATCGAGACAAAAATAACGCCGGTACGAGGAATGCGGACTCGGGTTATATTTTTCAGTCTTGTAAACTCGTTTATTCCATTCGTAGTAGGTGTGGGACTCACTGTCTTTCTGGGTTTTAGTATTCAGGCAGCGCTTTTGGTCGGCATCATCTTCATTTCCTCGTCACTGTCAGTGGTTGTTCCGACCCTCACTCAAGTAGGGCTTATTAATAATCGGATGGGGCACCTTATTGTACCTTCGGCGGTACTTCAGGATGTTCTTTCTTTGGCTGTTCTTTCGATCGTTTTTCAGGCTGTTGATCCAATCTCCAGCCTGCCGCTACCGCTGTTCTATCTCATCTTATTTAGCTCACTGTTCTTACTCCGCTGGGTTGTACCGAAGATAGAAACACTCATGACCCAACGATATGTTGATAAGGCCGATATATTTCAGCAACAGTTGCGCATGGTGCTTACGCTGATGATCGGCACGGTTATTATCTTTGAGCTATTGGGGCTTCATCCGATCATAGCCGGTTTCTTCGCCGGCCTGATACTCTCAGATACAATTAAAGGTGATTACTTCAAGGAGAAGCTTCGGGCGGTTAGCTACGGAGTGTTCATCCCTGTTTTTTTTGTTATTACCGGCGCCCGCACGGACGTATCAGTATTTTTTGAGGCCGGGCGAGCACTCGCCTTAACAGCGTTGATCGTGACAGGTTCGATCATTGCAAAGTTCGGTAGCGGCTGGCTTGCTGCCCGAGCCATAGGAGAGAAGGGTATTGATGCAACCTTGGTCGCGAGTGCCACCATTCCACAACTCACCACAACCCTGGCCGTGATAACCATAGGCATCGAACTCGGCCTGCTTACTCCGTCGCTTGTGACCGGTCTTATTACCTTGAGTATTGTAACCACTATCGTGAGTCCGCTGTTGCTGAACGCCCTTGCCGCGGAGCGAAGTAAATTGTGGGAGCAGTATCTTGCCAAGACCCAGGATCCGGATCAGATCGCAGAACCTACGGTATAGAAGCTATTCAGTGTTCTCAGGGTTTGTCTGCCGTGATAGTATGCACATATCGCCCAGAAAAGTAACTACAAAGATATCTAATAAAGAATACAAGTATGGATAGACTTAATCAGTATGTGATCGAAACGCTTCAAACCCATTCATTGTGGGGTAATACGGGGAATGAGTATGTAATAGCTTTTGTGGTATTCTTTCTTTTCTTCGCCATCTTTCGGATGTTTCATCACGCTGTTCTCTGGCGCCTGGAAATACTGTGCAGCCGAACCTGTACCGATCTCGACGATCTTTTGGTCAAACTGTTGCAAAGTGTGACCGGCTGGTTCTATACGATAGCAGCTGCTTTCATCGCCCTGCTTTTTTTGACCGTATCACCTCTGGTCTGGGATATTGCGACCGTAATATTTGTAGTGGCAATTGTTTATCAGGTCGTTCGAGCAGCCGGTATCGTAGTTGAATTTGTTGTTTCAAAACAGCTTGGAACAAGCGACGGGCAGGCTCATTCGATGATATCGTTACTCAGTAAGGTTGTAAAAACGATACTCTGGGCTCTCGGTGGACTATTTATACTTTCGAATTTCGGCGTGGACATTACAGCTCTCATTACCGGGCTCGGTGTCGGTGGTATCGCTATAGCGCTTGCGTTACAAAATATCCTGGGTGACCTTTTTAGTTCGTTTTCGATCTACTTTGATAAACCGTTTGAGGTAGGTGACTTCATTGCGGTAGGAGATAAGCTAGGAACAGTCGAGAACATCGGTATCAAGACAACTCGCTTGAGATCACTGCAAGGAGAGGAGATAATTCTATCGAACCGCGAACTTACAAATGCTCAGATCCACAATTATCGCGGCATGAAAGAGTGGCGTGGCGAGATACCGATCGGTGTCACCTATGCTACTGCCCCGGAGGATCTTGACCAGGTGAAGAAGCTTATAACCTCGATCATTAACGAGCGATCAGGAGCACGGCTTGATCGGGTCAACGCTGTTACATTCGGTGAATCAGCAATTGATTTTGAAGTCGTCTTTTACTCTGAAACAGATGTGTTTGCTGATCATCTGGCGACGCAACACTCACTTATCACTGAGATCAAGCGCCAATTTGAGGAAAAGGGTATTGAGATCGCGTTTCCAACTCGAACGGTTCACCTGGTAAATCAGCCCGCCTCGTAGAAGAAGTAGGCAGTTCAATATGCAGGGTCTTGAACAGGTGATACAGGTCTTGTCCATGGGCGGGGTATGTGTTGTTCCTACCGATACTGTTTACGGGATCACTGCTTGTGCGCGTAACAAAGACGCAGTTGAGCGGGTCTATCACTGTAAGAGGCGTAGTTCGACAAAACCTTGTATAGTGTTAATTGACAAGCTTGAACAGCTTGCCGGGTTTGGGGTAATACTTAACTCATATCAACGAGGTGTATGTGACACAATGTGGCCGGGTCCGGTGACGCTTGTCCTATCTGTTTTGAGAGAAGGTGAAACACTGGATTGGCTTCATCGAGGCTCGCTCTCGATCGGATTCCGGTTGACCGCTGATCCTGTTATTCAAAGTATCGTTGCCGAAGTTAGGCCAATCATTGCTCCAAGCGCCAATCCGCAGGGCTCGCCTCCGGCCACTACGGCAGAAGATGCAAGGAGATACTTTGGCAATAGCGTTGACTATTATGTTGACGGTGGCGTATGTGATACAAAACCATCTACGGTAATCTCGCTTGAGAGTGCTTCGTGTACTGTATTGCGAGAATAGTGTACCCGAAGAAATATAAACGTATTTATAAAAGAATAATCAAAAATCATATGAGACAAATAGGAGTTGTACTGTTTATAATCGCGCTACTTGTTGTTATAGGAGGTCTTATTTACTGGTCGGTAAGCTCAACGCCGGCTTCGCAAGACGCGCAGATCGTTTCTTTTGAGGTCGAAGAGTCTGATCTCGTTGTTGAAACCCGCGGAGACGTGGCGTCAGTATCGATCTATGGTGTTGTAAATGATACAAACGCAACAGGTACCGCCACGACAAGTGAGGACATACTTATCGGTGAAGCAACACAGACAGAGACAGAGACTGCCGAAGGAGTCACTCAGTGGCGCTTGCAGATACCATCAGCACCACTGCCACTGATGGCTGTGTATGCTCAAGCGTACGGAGAGGATGGTGAGGAGTTGGACCGCGAATCTCTATCCCAAACCGGACCAAGCGAGATCCGTAATGAGCTTTGGGGAGGTGTCGGTCAAACAAATCTTACGCTCAGTGTAGGAGAGACCGGTTCAGTTGGTGAAGCTGAGCTTACGCTCGAGGAAATAGTAGATGACGCCCGGCCCGAGGGCGGGCTTACTGCTCGAGTGACACTTGCACCGGAGGATGAAGAGGCGCAAGAGGTAACACTCTCTACTGATGATGAGCAGGAAACAGTTGGGATGTATATCTTGCAGATCCTTGAGGTGTCACCTGAAATGTCAGATGGAACTAAGATAAGTGAAGAGGACTACGAGATTCGATTCCTGGTCTTTAGAGAAGCAAAGCTCTAATTTTACTTGCATCATAGCTTTTAAAAACATGCCACGTGGATAGTGGCATGTTTTATGTCAGTAACCGTTGACAAATCAAATGGTGGGAGTAGCATTAATTTTGGAATTCGTGTTCATGGATTGTGCTTATGGACAAGCACAGCCGGCCCGGCGGTTTCCGGGATGTACATCTTATGAGGGCATGTCATATGACATCCACCAGCACTTCTGTTAGCGGGACGGTTGCTCAAGGCCGGGATGACGATGTGTTCGAGGATGAAGCAATTCATTCTCTTACCAGGATTCCCGCCCCGGGCGACGTCCTTGGGAGGGTTCCTTTCAAGGAGCTAGAACGAGAGGGGGTCTGGGAGGCGGTTTTGCCGGTTTTCTCGAAGAAAGGGAGCCGCAAGCGCAAGAACGAATTCGTGGTCTTTCGCACGATTCACACGCCACCGCGACATCTTCGGAAAGGCGAGGTCGAGCCGATGGATCTGCGTATTCTTCGGCGCGAGGAGTCAGTATCTCGCCGCAAGTGGTGGGAAGAAGACGAGGACGAGGGCAACGAGTTGGCTCTCTGCCATAACTTCATTGTGGAACTCGCTCCGTCGCCGGCCTCTCACGACTAACAATTGATCTCTGCAGAAGAGGGTCAGAAAATAAACCGCACCAGCAACCCTGGTGCGGTCTTTTTTTATTTTGGCGTACTTCTCTAGTAGAGATGTTATTGAAGATAGCACTTAAAGCCCGTCGATCTTGGTTGCTAGTATAAAGTCGTTCTCGGAGAGTCCGCCGATAGAGTGCGTGGAGAGGGTAATAGTTACGTTCTTATAATCGTGGATCAAGATATCCGGATGATGTCCTTCCTTTTCAGCGATCTCGCCAATGGCATTAACAAGTGTCAGAGCATCGGAAAAGTCACTGCGGGTAACGGTCTTGGTGATAGCTGTTGCTTCACCATTCAGCTGCCATCCGGAAACACACGATAGTTGTTGCTCAGCTGCTTGTCGTGAAAGAGGGGGTACATCACCTTCGCACGGCACGCAGTGTTTGTTGGTGAGATCGTTCATAGTGATAGTGCTTAGGCGTCTATCTCGGATCCTCGCTCGAGAGGATTGTTTTTGATGGTCTCAATTATTTGGTCCATATCATCAGTGATCGTGACAATATTCATATCCTCGGGGCTGATCGTTTTTCTTTCAAGAAGATTCTCTCGAATAAATTTATCGAGGTTTTCCCAGTAGCCGTGATCAACCAAGAAAATAGGAACTTGCTTGATCTTCTTGGTCTGAATAAGGGTTATGAGTTCAAAAAGCTCATCCATAGTGCCGAATCCGCCGGGGAAGAAGACATATGCTTCTGCTGAGAAGGCCAGTAATACTTTGCGTACAAAAAAGTAGTGAAAATCAACAGATTCTTTTACGTACGGGTTTGTGGATTGTTCCTTGGGTAGCTGGATGGTCAAACCAAGAGATGTGCCATCTGCGTCACAGGCACCACGGTTTGCCGCTTCCATGATGCCGGGTCCTCCGCCGGTGACGATAGAATAATCGAGTTCTGTAACTATTCGAGTCGCTAGCTCTTGTGCACTTAGATAGTCCGGGGCGGTCTCATCGGTGCGAGCAGAGCCAAAGAACGAGACCGATCGTTTCTTCTGTTGCTGCAAAAAACGAAAACCGCGAATGAATTCGTCGAGTATTAAGGAGAGTCGATGCTGTTCGTCTGGCGCTATGTTCTCAAAAAGAAGCGATGTGAAACTAAGTTTTTCTTGATCTGTCGCAGTCTCACCAAGTGTGGTGTCCACTCCTGGTTCAATTGTATTTTTTGTTGCGTTAGGCTCTTGGTTCGTATCGGACATGGAGAAAATATTAATCGTATGTCTTTATTGTAGTTGTCGCAGGTGTATATTGCAACCCGATATTTTGATTGATCCAAAACTTTTTTAAAGACAAGCTATAGAGGTATCTGTAGAGAGTCAACCTGATGTGGTATAGTTTCGCTTATGGAAAAGTTCAAGCTACGCAGTGAATACAAGCCGGCTGGCGATCAACCCAAGGCAATCGAGGAGCTCTCACAAGGAGTTTTAGATAACCTCGATCATCAAACCCTGCTTGGAGTGACCGGCTCCGGCAAAACCTTCACCATGGCCAATGTTATAGCAAATGCGGGTATGCCAACACTGGTTATTGCTCACAACAAAACACTGGCAGCTCAGCTTGCCCAGGAATATCGAGAGTTTTTTCCGGAGAATGCTGTACATTACTTTGTTTCTTATTATGACTATTATCAGCCGGAAGCGTATATGCCGTCGAGCGACACGTATATTGAAAAGGAGGCACAGATCAACGCAGAGATCGATCGTCTTCGCCATGCGTCCACTCAAGCGCTCCTCACTCGCTCTGATGTCATTATTGTTGCATCAGTTTCTTGTATATACGGCTTAGGTAGCCCTGAGGAATACGAGAAGGTCCACAAGCGTGTTGAAGTTGGGGTGGAGATCACCAGACGTCAGCTGATCAACGGTTTTGTTGATATATATTTCGAGCGCACAAATGCCGATCTTGAGCCGGGACGCTTTCGGGCTATCGGTACTACTGTCGAGGTAATGCCGGTCAACGAGCGGATCATTTACCGGATCGAGCTTGTGGGCGATCGAATCGAACGGATACAAAAGGTTGATGCCACAACGCGAAGCATCATAAGTGAAGAGCAGGTGTTTTATTTGTTCCCGGCTCAGCACTTTGTCACACCAAAGGACGAGAAAGAGCGGGCAGTGAAGCAGATCAAAGACGAGCTCGAAGAGCAGCTGGCGAAATTTAAGCGACAAGGAAAATTACTCGAAGCAGAGCGGCTTAAGCGCCGCACCAACTATGACATCGCGATGATCCGGGAGATAGGGTATTGCCAGGGTATCGAGAATTACTCCCGACACTTTGACGGGCGCACTGCTGGCGAGGCGCCACACACGCTACTTTCGTATTTTCCGCATGATGATCAAGGGAATCCGCAGTTTTTAACGATCATAGATGAGTCGCACGTAACCGTCCCGCAGATAGGCGGTATGTATGGCG from Candidatus Paceibacterota bacterium includes the following:
- a CDS encoding TIGR00730 family Rossman fold protein; translation: MSDTNQEPNATKNTIEPGVDTTLGETATDQEKLSFTSLLFENIAPDEQHRLSLILDEFIRGFRFLQQQKKRSVSFFGSARTDETAPDYLSAQELATRIVTELDYSIVTGGGPGIMEAANRGACDADGTSLGLTIQLPKEQSTNPYVKESVDFHYFFVRKVLLAFSAEAYVFFPGGFGTMDELFELITLIQTKKIKQVPIFLVDHGYWENLDKFIRENLLERKTISPEDMNIVTITDDMDQIIETIKNNPLERGSEIDA
- a CDS encoding mechanosensitive ion channel family protein; the protein is MDRLNQYVIETLQTHSLWGNTGNEYVIAFVVFFLFFAIFRMFHHAVLWRLEILCSRTCTDLDDLLVKLLQSVTGWFYTIAAAFIALLFLTVSPLVWDIATVIFVVAIVYQVVRAAGIVVEFVVSKQLGTSDGQAHSMISLLSKVVKTILWALGGLFILSNFGVDITALITGLGVGGIAIALALQNILGDLFSSFSIYFDKPFEVGDFIAVGDKLGTVENIGIKTTRLRSLQGEEIILSNRELTNAQIHNYRGMKEWRGEIPIGVTYATAPEDLDQVKKLITSIINERSGARLDRVNAVTFGESAIDFEVVFYSETDVFADHLATQHSLITEIKRQFEEKGIEIAFPTRTVHLVNQPAS
- a CDS encoding L-threonylcarbamoyladenylate synthase; protein product: MQGLEQVIQVLSMGGVCVVPTDTVYGITACARNKDAVERVYHCKRRSSTKPCIVLIDKLEQLAGFGVILNSYQRGVCDTMWPGPVTLVLSVLREGETLDWLHRGSLSIGFRLTADPVIQSIVAEVRPIIAPSANPQGSPPATTAEDARRYFGNSVDYYVDGGVCDTKPSTVISLESASCTVLRE
- a CDS encoding cytidylate kinase family protein; translation: MKITICGLAGTGTSTTGKKLASVLEYEFISSGGIFRAKAAEYGMDLHEFEDLCRSDEKYDRAVDDEIATIGKSKDDIVVESRLAWYFIPDSFKVLLVCDRHTRVSRVAGRDKISRSEADQKTAHREDSIRARFRDYYGIEQFDDEANFDLVLDTTKVSVSSTVDSIAKKLSELHST
- a CDS encoding cation:proton antiporter; amino-acid sequence: MEQFLPFFLILLAGVFFSEVFRRFNLPWVIALLLAGVVIGPHAAGFIELDETLSFIGQIGLVFLMFMAGIETKITPVRGMRTRVIFFSLVNSFIPFVVGVGLTVFLGFSIQAALLVGIIFISSSLSVVVPTLTQVGLINNRMGHLIVPSAVLQDVLSLAVLSIVFQAVDPISSLPLPLFYLILFSSLFLLRWVVPKIETLMTQRYVDKADIFQQQLRMVLTLMIGTVIIFELLGLHPIIAGFFAGLILSDTIKGDYFKEKLRAVSYGVFIPVFFVITGARTDVSVFFEAGRALALTALIVTGSIIAKFGSGWLAARAIGEKGIDATLVASATIPQLTTTLAVITIGIELGLLTPSLVTGLITLSIVTTIVSPLLLNALAAERSKLWEQYLAKTQDPDQIAEPTV
- a CDS encoding 4a-hydroxytetrahydrobiopterin dehydratase, whose translation is MNDLTNKHCVPCEGDVPPLSRQAAEQQLSCVSGWQLNGEATAITKTVTRSDFSDALTLVNAIGEIAEKEGHHPDILIHDYKNVTITLSTHSIGGLSENDFILATKIDGL
- the uvrB gene encoding excinuclease ABC subunit UvrB yields the protein MEKFKLRSEYKPAGDQPKAIEELSQGVLDNLDHQTLLGVTGSGKTFTMANVIANAGMPTLVIAHNKTLAAQLAQEYREFFPENAVHYFVSYYDYYQPEAYMPSSDTYIEKEAQINAEIDRLRHASTQALLTRSDVIIVASVSCIYGLGSPEEYEKVHKRVEVGVEITRRQLINGFVDIYFERTNADLEPGRFRAIGTTVEVMPVNERIIYRIELVGDRIERIQKVDATTRSIISEEQVFYLFPAQHFVTPKDEKERAVKQIKDELEEQLAKFKRQGKLLEAERLKRRTNYDIAMIREIGYCQGIENYSRHFDGRTAGEAPHTLLSYFPHDDQGNPQFLTIIDESHVTVPQIGGMYGGDRSRKETLVEHGFRLPSAKDNRPLTFDEFEQTVGQRIYTSATPSAYEYEHSKKVAEQIIRPTGLVDPKIEVHPVTETETLQSQINDFIDRAEKAIAKGGRVIATTLTKRMAEDLTEYLKERGVETQYVHSDIKTIERIDILTAFRRGEFDCLVGVNLLREGLDLPEVTFIGILDADKEGFLRSETSLIQIIGRAARNVEGAVVLYADKMTKAMNSAISETDRRRKIQLAYNKKHNITPQTIKKQIHDITDQMRSEHDKVVDRELLIDQQSDKTLKQLIKEKEKQMNSAVKILDFETAAILRDEIKKLTEKMQNENK